The genomic DNA GCGTCGCGGAGCTTCGCGGCAATCATCGAGGCCAACACGCCGATATCATCCGAAAGCAGCCCCGGGTTGCTGACTCGTTTGCTGAAGCCGGCCGCGATGGTCGGCCACGAGCCGAGGATGCCTCTCGGCAGCAAGAACACCACGAGCAGCAACACGAAGCCGGTCGCGAACTCCCAGTATTCCGTCGCAAACCGGAGCTCTGTGAGCATGTACGTCAGGACGATACCACCGGCTATCGGACCGAGGAGGGTCTTGAAGCCGCCGAGAATCGCCATGAACAGTATCTCACCGGACCGGAGCACGAACAGCGTGTTGCCGGGCCTGACGTGGAGCATGCTGAGCGAGTAGAGCCCGCCGGCGAGCCCCCCGTAAACGGCTGAGATAACGAACGTCACCCAGACGTACCGCTTGACGGGAATGCCGATAAAGCGGGCTCGGGTTCGGTCCTGTCCGATAGCGTCGAGTGCACGGCCGAACGGGGAGTTAATCAGCCGCCACGTCACCAACAGCATGACGATAAGCACCGCGATGGCGACGTAGTAGATCAACACCTCGTACTGGGCGGCGGTGAACTCCACGCCGAAAAGCGTCGGCCGAGTCAGTTCACTCGCCGGACGGACGCTAAGCCCATCATCAGAGCCCAGTAGCCGAGGGCTCCCCATGACGATGGCGAACAGGAGCTGGTTGAACGCAAGCGTCAAGAGGGCGAAGTAGATGTCGAGATATCCGGCGACAAGCCAGCCAATGACGACAGCGAGCGAGATGGCGACCAAAACGCCAGCGAGGACGAGCAACACGGCCTCCTCGATGCCGGCATACTGGGCGACGAGCGCGGCACCGTAGGCACCGCCGCCGAAGTACGCGGCGTGGCCGAACGAAACCAACTCGGTGTGTCGCAAGAGCAGGTTCACGCCAAGGGCTGCAAGTCCCCAGCAGAGCCCGAGGTATATCGTCTGCATGCGGAGGTCAGCGTGGAACTGCTCGATGTCAGGGACGGCAAGCAACACCGCAACGGCGATGCCGATATAGAGGAGCTGTCTGGTCGAAAGCTCAAGCCCCTTCATAATCCGGAACTGGCGGCTGTCGTCGTTGCTCATTCGATCTCACCCCACGTTCCGTAGAGCCCCTCGGGTCTGAGAAGCAACACGGCGACCATGATCGCAAACGGCGCGGCGAGTTCAGCCGGCGGGTATATCATCGTCGCCCAGCGGCTGGCGACGCCGATGAGCAGCGCGCCGACGAAGGCTCCCTTGATGGAGCCGAGCCCACCAACGACGATGACAACGAACGAGAGCACGAGCGGATTGACACCCATCCCCACGTCGGCGGAGATGGGGCCGGCACCGTGGACAGCACCGGCGAAGCCGGCGAAGAAACCACCCATCGCAAACACGAGGGTAAACACACGGTCGGTGCTGACGCCCATCGCCGTTGCCGCCTCGCGGTTGATGGCTGTGGCACGAACGATACGGCCCGTCTTCGTCCGCTCGAAGAACCACACGAGGAACCCGAACACACAGAGCCCGAGCAGGATGGCAAAGATGTTGTAACTCGGATAGCTGAACCCGACGAGTTCGGTCGTCGGAATCTGGTTGACTGTGTTGAACACGCCTTCGAGCCGCTGGGGTTGACCGCCCCAGACCAAAAGCAGCACGTCAACGAGCATCAACAGCAGCGCGTAGGTCAAAAGCAGCTGGTAGACCTCATCACGGTCGTAGATTGGTCTAACGAACACTGCTTCAAGGAACGCGCTTATCGGCAGCAGGATGGCCGCGGCGACGAACACCCCGACGAGCGCGAGAACAGCCACAAGCGCGATGGAGACGGGGTCGGTCGGGTCGCCGACGAAGCCAACAAAGAAGCCGGCAATGCTGAAAACGAGGAACGCACCGAGCGCGTAGAACTCACCGTGGGCGAGGTTGAGGATACCGAGCACGCCGAAGATAATCGTCAGCCCCGTCGCTATCATAAAGAGGATGAACCCGAAGAAGAGCCCGTTGAGCGTCTGCTCTACGAACAGCTCCGGGGAAACAAAGAGCGCGGCTTCAAGCACGGAGACCACGCTCCCAGCAGCCGTCGTGTTGCGTATCGTCGAATAACATAGATGGCCTCCGACTTACCAGCTCTCGATCCAGTCGATGGAAATCTCACCCTGCGGCGGCGACACGTGGCTCGCCGGAATCGTGGTGACGTTCTCCAGCACCGGCATGTCCATACCGTCGTCCCACGTCATCTCACCGAAGTGGGCGGTGGAGTATCCCTGATGGTCCGGACCGATGGTGTGGTAGCCGGCGGGCGTATAGAAGCCGTGGTTTTCGAGGGTGGCTGCAATCTGGTCTTGGGAGGGCCAGCCACCGACGATGTCGACGGCCTTTTCGACGGCGGTCGCCCACGCGGTGACGGCACCGTACCCGCTCATAAAGTGAGCGGTCGGAATCGTATCGTGCTCGTCCTGTGCCTCCTCGAATAGCTCCACCCCGGGGTCCCACTGATTCTGCGGTGGCGAGCCCCAGTAGAAGTTCCGCGAACCGGACCAGATATTCCCCTCGACAAGCTCTTCAGAGAAGTCGTTCGCGGCGCTGTAGAGGACTGGTCCGACCGTGATATCGACGGCATCGAAGAGGTCACCAGCCTGCCCTTGGTCCAAAAGCAGTGTCGCGTCGCCGCCCCAACAGCTCGTAAACAGGACGTCCGGTTCCGCGTCGGCAACTGCGGTCACGTGTGTCGACATGTCGTCAGCACCGAGCTCCGGATAGCCGTCGTAGACTTCCTCAGCGCCCGTGAGCTGCTCGATACCGGCGTTGAACACCTCACGCTCGTCGTAGCCGAACGTGTAGTCGGGATTGATATTGGCGAACGTGTCGATGTTCTCCGCACCAAGCTGCTCGACTGCGGTTCGAGCGGCTGATAGGGCCTCCATCACGTCGTGGTTCTGGAACCGGAAGGAGTACTCAACGTCCGGGTATTCGGTCTCGTAGAGCGTCGTGACCGTTCCGTCGGTGCCAACGTTGACAACACCCTCCTCTTCGACGACTGGAACGAGCTCTTCGTGGCCGCCACTGGAAATCGGACCGAACGTAACGTCTTTTCCTTCATCGACGAAGCGGCGATAGTTCTCTATCGTCGCCCCCTCCTCCTCGATAACGTCGAGTTCCATCTGTCGCCCGGCGATTCCGCCGGCATCGTTGATGCGGCGAATGGCTGTCTGAGCGCCGTATTCGGCTTGAAGCCCGAGCACCGACGGTGCCCCCTCTCTAAACGTCTGGAGGCCAGCCTCTATCGGCTCATCAGGAACGTCCTCGAGCGCTGCACCACCGTTTCCGTTCTCTTCTCCATCAAGCAAGACTGAGCATCCCGCAAGCGCCGCGGCAACTGCGGTCCCCCCGGCGGCTTTGAGTACATTACGTCGGTCGAGGTTGAAACTGTCTGTCATGGTTGACCGTCACTAACGAGTGTGCGGGGAAGACAATTATAACCGGACGTGAACATATCAACCCGGCTCGGATAATAATAGACCGGGCGAAAACGGTAGGTTGCTTATATACTCTCGGAAGCCGACCGCGGCTTAGTCTTTATTCGGCACTGCAAGCGACGTCGTCTCCGCCGGCTCGAACTCGTCGTAATGAACAACGTCATCGACAGGCCGGCGACCCTTCCGCTCGTTTTCGACATCGGCAGCGTCCGCGGCCGGATAGCCGAGCGTGATGAGCATCACCGGCTCGTACGCATCAGGGATGTCGAACTCCTCGACGAGCGCCTCGGCGTCGAAGCCTTCCATCGGACAACTGGCAACGCCTTCATCCCACGCGGCGTACATCAACGTCATCGCAGCCAGCGCCGTCGACCGTGTCGTCCAGATGCGCCGTTCGTCTTCCGGCATCTCGGCCATTCCCTCGACGTTCTCAAGGAGGGCGTCCCGTACGTCCTCGTTCGGGACGTAGCCCTTCGCCAGCCAATCGTCGAAGACCGGCTCGGCGTGTTCAGTCGGGTCCGTGTGCCCGAGCACGACGACGGCGGTGTCGGCCTCGGTGACGTGTTCTTGGTCGTAGGCGATTTCTCGAAGAGCCTGCTTCCGTTCGGGGTCGCGGAGTGCGAGGAACTCCCACGGCTGGAGGTTATACCCCGAAGGCGCAAGCGTCGCCGCCTCGAATATCGTCTCAAGCGTCGCCTCGTCGATTGATTCGTCGCTGTACTGGTGGACTGACCGTCGGGCGCGGAGTAGCTCGTCGAACTGCATCACAAACGCCTACGACCCCGAAAGGAAAGGTCGAGTCGGTCTCGGTGGTCCGTACCGCTTTTCTTCGAGGTATACCACGGTACTTTATACCACAGTATCCTACGCTACGGCTGGTGGCGGTCGAGGATGGCGTCGGCGACCGCCTCGACAGCCTCGGTGTCGATGTCGTGGTCGTCGGCGATTGCCTCGGCGGCAGCGGCCGAAAGCGTTCCGTTGTCTCGGATGACATCACCGGTCTCTACAGTCGGCGAGAGCGTCTCGTCGCTTATGGAAAGCGAGACGGCATCCCAGCGGGTGTAATGGCCCATCGCGTCGAAATACGCCTTCGTCGCCCGTCGCTCGTCGCGTTCAAAATCCGCAGTCAAAAGCCCTTCCTCGCCGACGAGCGGCCCGGCTTTGACAATACCGGCCGGGTTGATGAGCATACTCCCGCCGGCGGCGACGTTGAACCCGAGTTCCGACTCGGAGAATCCATCGGGGATATCCTCTCCCATGTACGCCGAGCAGGCGGCGACAAAAGACTGCGTCTCGAAGGCGTACTCTCGCATCGCCGGGTAGATGTCGCAGGTATCGACCGCCTCGCTGCTCTCGGCGCGGCTCTTGTCGCCCGGGTGGCCGTGCTGTTCCCAAAAGCCCGGCCAGACGGCGGCGTGGATCTCTTCACCCATCGCGGTCAGCGCCGCCTTCGAGAGCGTCATGTGGTTTTCATAGCAAACGAGCCCGCCGAGCGTGCCGATATCCGTCTCGTAGGTGTCGAGACTTGATGGGTCACCCCGTCCCCAGATGGCGCGTTCCTCCTGGGTCGGCATCAGTTTGCGGTGGCGGCCAAGCAGGTCGCCGTCCCGGCTGAAGTAGAATATTGAGTTGTACAGCGTCTCGCTGCCCGGGCGGTCGCTGCGCTCGTTGGTGCCGAGCGCGACGTGGACGTTGGCGTCGGCGGCCGCCTCCGCAAGCACGTCGACTGCCTCGTCGTCGACATGGAGGCTGTTCTTCTGTAGGTCAACCATAAGTTCAGTCCACCGTGGAATCGAGACGCTGCCGCGCCAGTACGGATAGCCGGGAAAATACGTCTCGGGAAAGACAACGAGGTCGGCACCCGCATTGCCGGCGCGCTCGATATATCGACAGGTCTTGTCGAGCGTCGCCGCCTTGTCGTGATAGACCGGTTCGATCTGTGCCGCCGCGAGCGTGAACGATTCGGCTGGCATGGCAGGCCGGTACAGCGGCTCCGCAGTTAACCATGTGGGACGGTCTCACCCCGAGTGAAGCGAGAAAAACCTGCGCTACAGGTGTGTCTCGTACAGCGTCGCCGGCCCCTCGTCGCCGAACCAGCGGACAACGAGCCGCTGTCCGGACTCGAAACGGGGGTCCTCGACTTCGAGCCGGTCGGTTTCCTGTATCAGCCCCGGCTCCTCCCACGTCGTCGCATGGACCGTCCGGTCAGGTATCAGCGGTCGGTCCTCGTAGACGAGCACGCGGACGGCCCCCGAATCCAGCGAGTCACCACCGACGTGTTCGACGGTGACCGTGTCGGCCGGGTCACCGGTGACCGCAAAATCGGCGTTCGGGGCCGCCGACGGCGGCGCATCGGTCGTCAAAAGCGAGCCACCGACGGCGGCTGCGACGACCGCGAGCAAAAAGACCGCGACGGCGACGCGGTCGCGCATCGGCTCACGCCTCGAGCAGGCGGGAGACGATTTCGTCGGGGTCGAACCGCTCGATGTCGTCGTAGCCCTGCCCGGTCCCGAGGAACAAAATTGGCTTGCCGGTGACGTGGGCAATGGAGATGGCCGCACCGCCCTGTGAGTCGGCGTCGGCCTTCGTCAGGATTGCGCCATCGATTTCGGCGGCATCGTTGAACTCCTTGGCGCGGTTCGTCGCGTCTTGGCCGGCAACGGCCTCGTCGACGAAGAGAGTCAGGTCGGGGTCGACAACACGGTCGATTTTCTCTAGTTGCGCCATCAGGTCGTCGGCGGTGTGGAGTCGGCCGGCCGTATCGCCGAGGACGACATCGACATCGTTTGCTTCGGCGTATTCGACGGCATCGTAGATGACCGCCGCCGGGTCGCCGCCCTGTTCGTGGGTGATGATTTTCTTGTCGAGGGCGTCGGCGTGTTCTTCGATTTGCTCGTTGGCTCCGGCGCGGTAGGTGTCACCGTTGGCCAGCACCGACGAGTGGCCGCGCTCTTCGAACCAGCGGGCCAGTTTGGCTATCGATGTCGTCTTGCCGACACCGTTGACACCCGTAAAGACGATGGTGACCGGCTTCTCGGCGTCGGCAATACGGGACTCGAAGTCGAACTGGCCGACGCTTATGACATCCCGGAGCGCCTCGGCGATAGCTCGCTCGACGACCTGCTCGCCGGATTCGACCTGTTTGCGGGTCTCGCCGACCAGTTCCTCGCGGATACGGTCGGTTATCTCTTGGGCGACGCTCATCTCGACATCGCCCTGCAGGAGTTCGAGTTCGAGCTGTTCGAGCGGCTCCTCTAGCTCTTCTTCGGTGATGATGGTCCGGCCGGTCGCTGCCAGCGCCGCCTTCTTTGCCAGCCCGGGGTCGTCTTCAGCATCGGTCTCCGGGTCCGAGTCCGGCTCGGGCTCGGTTACGGAGTCCGGCTCGCCTGTGTCCGTGTCCGTCGACGACGCTTCGGGTTCAGCGGCTGCTTCGGCGTCGGCTGTCTCGGGCTCGGCCGCGTCCGCCTCGCTGTCGGGCTCGTCGGCCTGCTCTTCGACGTCGCCTTTGAAGCTGCTGAGTTTGTCTTTCAGTCCCTCGAACATCTATCCCTTACTCGTCTTCCTGCTGCATCTGCTGGAGCTGCTGCATCTGCTGCTGCTGGGCCTGCTGGGCCTTCTCTTCGAGGCTTGCGGTCTCTTCTTCGACGGTCTCGATTTCGCCTTCGAGCTCCTCGATGCGGTCGTCGAGGGTCTCCTTTTTCCGTTCGAGAGATTCGACAGCGCCCTCGCTGTCGCGTTCGGCAGCGTAGCCGCCGCCGAGCGTGACGACGACTTCGTCCATGTCCTCGATCGTCGCGCGGACGTAGGCGTCGCCGCCGAGCGGCACCTGCACCGTTGCGCCGGTTTCGAGCGTCTCGATGGCTTCGATGGCCTCGTCGATCTCGGATTGCTCGTCGCGGACGTTCTCGATTTCGGCCTGAATGGCCTGCTTTTCCTGTTCGAGCGCCTGCAGCTGTTGCTGAATCTGCTCCATCGCTCCGCCGCCGCCGCCACCACCGAGGCTCATGCGTCCACCTCGTCGATGGTTATCTGGGTGCGCTTGAGCCCGTGCTGGGAGCCGAAGTTCGCGTAGACGCGCTCT from Natronomonas pharaonis DSM 2160 includes the following:
- a CDS encoding branched-chain amino acid ABC transporter permease, whose product is MSNDDSRQFRIMKGLELSTRQLLYIGIAVAVLLAVPDIEQFHADLRMQTIYLGLCWGLAALGVNLLLRHTELVSFGHAAYFGGGAYGAALVAQYAGIEEAVLLVLAGVLVAISLAVVIGWLVAGYLDIYFALLTLAFNQLLFAIVMGSPRLLGSDDGLSVRPASELTRPTLFGVEFTAAQYEVLIYYVAIAVLIVMLLVTWRLINSPFGRALDAIGQDRTRARFIGIPVKRYVWVTFVISAVYGGLAGGLYSLSMLHVRPGNTLFVLRSGEILFMAILGGFKTLLGPIAGGIVLTYMLTELRFATEYWEFATGFVLLLVVFLLPRGILGSWPTIAAGFSKRVSNPGLLSDDIGVLASMIAAKLRDAAHTTKIILFGVK
- a CDS encoding branched-chain amino acid ABC transporter permease: MLEAALFVSPELFVEQTLNGLFFGFILFMIATGLTIIFGVLGILNLAHGEFYALGAFLVFSIAGFFVGFVGDPTDPVSIALVAVLALVGVFVAAAILLPISAFLEAVFVRPIYDRDEVYQLLLTYALLLMLVDVLLLVWGGQPQRLEGVFNTVNQIPTTELVGFSYPSYNIFAILLGLCVFGFLVWFFERTKTGRIVRATAINREAATAMGVSTDRVFTLVFAMGGFFAGFAGAVHGAGPISADVGMGVNPLVLSFVVIVVGGLGSIKGAFVGALLIGVASRWATMIYPPAELAAPFAIMVAVLLLRPEGLYGTWGEIE
- a CDS encoding ABC transporter substrate-binding protein encodes the protein MTDSFNLDRRNVLKAAGGTAVAAALAGCSVLLDGEENGNGGAALEDVPDEPIEAGLQTFREGAPSVLGLQAEYGAQTAIRRINDAGGIAGRQMELDVIEEEGATIENYRRFVDEGKDVTFGPISSGGHEELVPVVEEEGVVNVGTDGTVTTLYETEYPDVEYSFRFQNHDVMEALSAARTAVEQLGAENIDTFANINPDYTFGYDEREVFNAGIEQLTGAEEVYDGYPELGADDMSTHVTAVADAEPDVLFTSCWGGDATLLLDQGQAGDLFDAVDITVGPVLYSAANDFSEELVEGNIWSGSRNFYWGSPPQNQWDPGVELFEEAQDEHDTIPTAHFMSGYGAVTAWATAVEKAVDIVGGWPSQDQIAATLENHGFYTPAGYHTIGPDHQGYSTAHFGEMTWDDGMDMPVLENVTTIPASHVSPPQGEISIDWIESW
- a CDS encoding nitroreductase family protein, with protein sequence MQFDELLRARRSVHQYSDESIDEATLETIFEAATLAPSGYNLQPWEFLALRDPERKQALREIAYDQEHVTEADTAVVVLGHTDPTEHAEPVFDDWLAKGYVPNEDVRDALLENVEGMAEMPEDERRIWTTRSTALAAMTLMYAAWDEGVASCPMEGFDAEALVEEFDIPDAYEPVMLITLGYPAADAADVENERKGRRPVDDVVHYDEFEPAETTSLAVPNKD
- a CDS encoding carbon-nitrogen hydrolase family protein — its product is MPAESFTLAAAQIEPVYHDKAATLDKTCRYIERAGNAGADLVVFPETYFPGYPYWRGSVSIPRWTELMVDLQKNSLHVDDEAVDVLAEAAADANVHVALGTNERSDRPGSETLYNSIFYFSRDGDLLGRHRKLMPTQEERAIWGRGDPSSLDTYETDIGTLGGLVCYENHMTLSKAALTAMGEEIHAAVWPGFWEQHGHPGDKSRAESSEAVDTCDIYPAMREYAFETQSFVAACSAYMGEDIPDGFSESELGFNVAAGGSMLINPAGIVKAGPLVGEEGLLTADFERDERRATKAYFDAMGHYTRWDAVSLSISDETLSPTVETGDVIRDNGTLSAAAAEAIADDHDIDTEAVEAVADAILDRHQP
- a CDS encoding type IV pilin N-terminal domain-containing protein is translated as MRDRVAVAVFLLAVVAAAVGGSLLTTDAPPSAAPNADFAVTGDPADTVTVEHVGGDSLDSGAVRVLVYEDRPLIPDRTVHATTWEEPGLIQETDRLEVEDPRFESGQRLVVRWFGDEGPATLYETHL
- the ftsY gene encoding signal recognition particle-docking protein FtsY, which translates into the protein MFEGLKDKLSSFKGDVEEQADEPDSEADAAEPETADAEAAAEPEASSTDTDTGEPDSVTEPEPDSDPETDAEDDPGLAKKAALAATGRTIITEEELEEPLEQLELELLQGDVEMSVAQEITDRIREELVGETRKQVESGEQVVERAIAEALRDVISVGQFDFESRIADAEKPVTIVFTGVNGVGKTTSIAKLARWFEERGHSSVLANGDTYRAGANEQIEEHADALDKKIITHEQGGDPAAVIYDAVEYAEANDVDVVLGDTAGRLHTADDLMAQLEKIDRVVDPDLTLFVDEAVAGQDATNRAKEFNDAAEIDGAILTKADADSQGGAAISIAHVTGKPILFLGTGQGYDDIERFDPDEIVSRLLEA
- the pfdA gene encoding prefoldin subunit alpha, with product MSLGGGGGGGAMEQIQQQLQALEQEKQAIQAEIENVRDEQSEIDEAIEAIETLETGATVQVPLGGDAYVRATIEDMDEVVVTLGGGYAAERDSEGAVESLERKKETLDDRIEELEGEIETVEEETASLEEKAQQAQQQQMQQLQQMQQEDE